The Psychrosphaera ytuae genome includes a region encoding these proteins:
- a CDS encoding Tex family protein has product MSVLNQQIIHQIASELSVQDQQVAAAVTLLDEGSTVPFIARYRKEKTGGLDDTQLRNLENRLGYLRELEDRRAVILKSITEQEKLTPELEKSILAADNKTRLEDLYLPYKPKRRTKGEIAKEQGLEPLADALFNDPNLDPEVVAKEYLSADVADEKAALDGAKYILMERFAEDADLLNKIRRYVKQNAHLESKVIAGKEKEGAKFQDYFEHSELATKVPSHRLLAMLRGRNEGVLQLTLNADPEQEAPVRESHCESIIAQHFDLSFNQKAADKWLKTVVQWTWKIKISLSVENEVLTEIREAAEVEAIRVFANNLSDLLMAAPAGAKTTIGIDPGFRTGCKIAVIDKTGKLLDTATIFPHEPQNHWDKSIRTIEHLARTHKAELIAIGNGTASRETDKLAAEVVKKAPELKLTKIMVSEAGASVYSASEFAANEFPDLDVSIRGAVSIARRLQDPLAELVKIEPKSIGVGQYQHDVSQSLLSKSLDAVVEDCVNAVGVDLNTASVPLLTRVSGLNKTLANNIVKYRDANGRFDNRKDLKKVERLGPKAFEQCAGFLKIVDGSNPLDASSVHPEAYPVVKRIIETHQREVNDIIANQDFLSNLAANDFIDDTFGLPTVKDIIKELEKPGRDPRPEFKTATFKEGVETLSDLKANMILEGVVTNVTNFGAFVDVGVHQDGLVHISSLTDKFVSEPSEVVKAGDIVKVKVLDVDVPRKRISLTMRMDEQAKSSSGAGSNRSDATRNNGARSNNQRASNQRVQGNKSSNNALGGGAMGNAFADAFAKAKKK; this is encoded by the coding sequence ATGTCAGTATTAAATCAACAAATAATTCATCAAATAGCGTCTGAGCTGAGCGTTCAAGACCAACAAGTTGCAGCGGCAGTTACCTTACTTGACGAAGGTTCAACCGTGCCGTTTATTGCGCGATACAGAAAAGAAAAAACCGGTGGGTTAGACGATACTCAATTACGTAACCTAGAAAACCGACTTGGCTACCTTCGCGAACTAGAAGATCGCAGAGCCGTTATCCTCAAATCAATTACAGAACAAGAAAAGCTTACCCCAGAACTTGAAAAGTCTATCTTGGCTGCCGATAACAAAACTCGCTTAGAAGATTTGTATTTACCATACAAACCTAAACGTCGTACCAAAGGCGAAATTGCAAAAGAACAAGGACTCGAGCCGCTTGCAGACGCCCTGTTTAACGATCCAAATTTAGACCCAGAAGTAGTAGCCAAAGAATATCTTAGTGCTGATGTTGCTGACGAAAAAGCAGCACTCGATGGCGCCAAGTACATTTTAATGGAGCGTTTTGCTGAAGATGCTGATTTGTTAAATAAGATTCGCCGCTACGTAAAACAAAACGCGCACTTAGAGTCCAAAGTCATTGCCGGCAAAGAAAAAGAAGGCGCCAAGTTCCAAGACTACTTTGAACATTCAGAGCTGGCGACTAAGGTACCTTCACACCGCTTATTAGCTATGTTGCGCGGGCGCAATGAAGGTGTGTTGCAATTAACCTTAAATGCAGACCCAGAACAGGAAGCACCGGTTCGTGAGTCCCACTGTGAAAGCATTATTGCTCAACATTTTGATCTTAGCTTTAATCAAAAGGCGGCAGACAAGTGGTTAAAAACCGTGGTCCAATGGACTTGGAAAATTAAGATTTCATTGTCCGTCGAAAACGAAGTGTTAACTGAGATTAGAGAAGCCGCAGAGGTCGAAGCCATCCGCGTGTTTGCAAATAACCTAAGTGATCTTCTAATGGCGGCGCCTGCTGGAGCTAAAACAACCATTGGTATCGACCCTGGATTCAGAACCGGCTGTAAAATCGCAGTTATCGATAAAACAGGTAAATTACTTGATACCGCCACGATTTTCCCACATGAACCCCAAAACCATTGGGACAAGTCAATTCGCACTATCGAGCACCTAGCGCGCACTCACAAAGCAGAATTAATTGCGATAGGCAACGGCACTGCCTCTCGAGAAACCGACAAGCTCGCGGCCGAAGTCGTCAAAAAAGCCCCTGAATTAAAGTTAACTAAAATTATGGTGAGTGAAGCGGGTGCGTCTGTGTACTCAGCGAGTGAATTTGCCGCTAATGAGTTTCCTGATTTAGACGTATCGATTCGCGGAGCCGTGTCGATTGCGCGACGCTTACAAGACCCTCTTGCCGAGCTAGTAAAAATCGAGCCTAAATCAATTGGCGTAGGTCAATACCAACACGATGTTAGCCAAAGCTTGTTATCGAAGAGCCTAGATGCGGTGGTAGAAGATTGTGTAAACGCAGTTGGCGTTGACTTAAACACGGCTTCGGTGCCACTTTTGACTCGTGTTTCAGGGCTTAATAAAACCCTAGCTAATAATATTGTTAAATACCGCGACGCTAATGGTCGTTTTGATAACCGAAAAGACCTTAAAAAAGTCGAGCGACTCGGTCCTAAAGCCTTTGAGCAGTGCGCGGGCTTTTTGAAGATTGTCGACGGTAGCAACCCACTCGACGCGTCTTCTGTTCACCCAGAAGCCTACCCTGTGGTAAAACGCATCATCGAAACTCACCAGCGCGAAGTAAACGACATCATTGCCAACCAAGACTTTTTGAGTAACTTGGCCGCCAATGACTTTATCGACGACACCTTTGGTCTACCAACGGTGAAAGACATTATCAAAGAGCTAGAAAAGCCGGGTCGTGATCCACGCCCAGAGTTTAAAACCGCTACTTTTAAAGAAGGTGTCGAGACGCTATCAGACCTAAAAGCAAATATGATTTTGGAAGGCGTCGTAACCAACGTGACTAACTTTGGTGCCTTTGTTGATGTTGGTGTTCACCAAGATGGTTTGGTTCACATCTCTTCACTGACGGATAAGTTTGTTTCTGAACCATCAGAAGTCGTAAAAGCCGGTGATATCGTTAAAGTTAAAGTGTTGGACGTTGACGTTCCGCGTAAGCGCATTAGTTTGACGATGCGCATGGACGAACAAGCTAAATCGTCAAGTGGTGCAGGTTCTAATCGCAGTGACGCGACAAGAAACAACGGCGCTAGAAGCAATAACCAGCGTGCTTCAAACCAGCGAGTACAAGGCAATAAATCAAGTAATAACGCCTTAGGCGGTGGTGCTATGGGTAATGCATTTGCAGATGCATTTGCTAAAGCTAAGAAAAAGTAG
- a CDS encoding response regulator, with protein sequence MELAAQHKPKRVEDLNVLIIDDNILVHDIIKKTLNELGLQNIKSAENAFYGLRLCAEIQFDVVLCAFNVKSDRDGFHILEEMKVKGYVNKSTLLIFLSSETDETLVNSISELQPDDFWVKPLNVQQITSRFSHALNTKRSLSNVYRSIDNRDFGQAIYYIDRHLLNPELKKYQNHLLRMKGECYLKLREFSVAETYYRELFEQCNFSWVHLGYVHALLKQDKISEIEKQLETMTQKVETRFATFDLLAEYYVDKEDYQKAYEEIQKAAALSPRNIARNKKVWDLARLNHDQKAQYLATVNMAKYAKNSIHDSPDLMFNVIRSGIDLAQSVDSIESYKLLNRIEAYIQELENSANSSDFKEQLVVVRARLLNAQEESALATRLVDSQVSIKPTTSLEDNLDKVKVFHELGKREEALILLDAIKKQIASETLSGAVTAKFVEQESKERSEIHFTPKQLNSMAVEFFKKKKMAPALKSLEQALQLTPKNVKVALSLLKVLVAIHRSDGLDDGHKSLAHNTIDVLDKSQLDEKQSKHFNEIRDELIGGVGDTTTQATESVESPAVVKSETLVTMVDEFAQSS encoded by the coding sequence ATGGAATTGGCAGCGCAACACAAGCCTAAACGCGTTGAAGATCTCAACGTTCTTATTATCGACGATAATATTCTTGTCCATGACATCATCAAAAAAACTCTCAATGAACTCGGCCTACAAAATATAAAATCGGCAGAAAATGCCTTTTACGGTCTTAGGTTATGTGCTGAGATTCAGTTTGATGTGGTGCTCTGTGCGTTTAATGTAAAAAGTGACCGAGATGGTTTTCATATTCTTGAAGAAATGAAGGTCAAAGGTTACGTCAACAAAAGTACTCTATTGATTTTTTTGAGCTCAGAAACTGACGAAACCCTGGTAAACAGTATTTCAGAACTCCAACCCGATGATTTTTGGGTAAAGCCTCTTAATGTTCAACAAATTACCAGCCGTTTTAGTCATGCGTTAAACACCAAGCGCAGCCTCTCTAACGTATACCGAAGCATTGACAATCGCGATTTCGGACAAGCGATCTATTACATCGACCGACACTTGTTGAACCCAGAACTAAAAAAATATCAAAACCATTTATTGCGCATGAAGGGCGAGTGTTATTTAAAACTCAGAGAGTTTTCGGTAGCTGAGACCTATTATCGAGAACTGTTCGAGCAGTGTAATTTTTCTTGGGTTCACCTTGGTTATGTTCATGCACTGTTAAAACAGGACAAAATCTCAGAAATCGAAAAACAGTTAGAAACAATGACCCAAAAAGTGGAAACGCGATTTGCCACCTTTGACTTACTGGCTGAATATTATGTCGACAAAGAAGATTATCAAAAAGCCTACGAAGAAATCCAAAAAGCAGCAGCGCTGTCACCTCGTAATATTGCCAGGAACAAGAAAGTATGGGACCTAGCAAGGCTTAATCACGACCAGAAAGCTCAATACTTAGCAACGGTTAATATGGCTAAGTACGCTAAAAATTCTATTCACGACTCACCTGACTTAATGTTCAACGTTATTCGCTCAGGTATTGATTTGGCTCAGTCTGTAGACAGTATTGAGTCTTATAAGTTATTAAATCGAATAGAAGCTTATATTCAAGAGTTAGAAAACAGCGCCAATAGTTCGGATTTTAAAGAGCAGTTGGTGGTAGTTCGGGCACGTCTACTTAATGCTCAAGAAGAGTCTGCACTCGCAACCCGTTTGGTTGATTCACAGGTCAGTATTAAACCGACAACTTCACTTGAAGATAATTTGGATAAGGTAAAGGTTTTTCACGAACTTGGTAAACGCGAAGAGGCACTTATATTGCTCGATGCAATTAAAAAACAAATTGCTTCTGAGACACTATCCGGTGCTGTGACGGCTAAATTTGTCGAACAAGAGTCAAAGGAAAGATCTGAAATTCACTTTACGCCTAAACAGCTTAACAGTATGGCAGTGGAGTTTTTTAAGAAGAAAAAGATGGCTCCAGCACTTAAGTCACTTGAGCAAGCACTGCAACTGACTCCTAAAAATGTCAAAGTTGCGCTCAGTTTACTTAAAGTCCTCGTTGCGATACATCGAAGTGATGGGTTAGATGATGGCCATAAATCGTTAGCGCATAATACGATTGATGTTCTTGATAAATCTCAACTAGATGAAAAGCAGTCAAAACACTTCAATGAGATTAGAGATGAGTTGATAGGGGGGGTTGGCGACACCACGACACAAGCTACAGAAAGTGTTGAGAGTCCAGCAGTAGTCAAATCAGAGACACTGGTCACTATGGTTGATGAGTTTGCGCAATCGTCCTGA
- the envZ gene encoding two-component system sensor histidine kinase EnvZ — protein MNILPRSAFGQTVFLIGFILLLNQIVSYYSVVSYIIEPSYQQINNLLAKQVKVLFIADEREFKISADLSKRYLEATDISILDQQQAEQQGLKEAEFYPYFSSQMSKQLGGKAEVRLSQGDVFYFWVRPPQAPHIWIKVPLDGFKKKDLSPLLIYLIAIGIVSVTGGWFFARQLNRPLKSLQHAAEEVGRGEFPDKIKENGSEEIVAVTRAFNHMSQGIQQLEKDRNFIMAGVSHDLRTPLTRIRLATEMMADTESFLREGIVNDIEDMNAIIDQFMEYIRHHRMEELNRMDLNGLVQDVAESEQINRERHFELNLDISLPQVMIRPIAIKRVISNLIENALRYSEGDILITSYSVPEQKAVSFEVSDSGPGIPEQDMHRLFEPFTQGDAARGVEGSGLGLAIIKKIVDMHGGDVTLLNRKEGGLTARVTLPISGQ, from the coding sequence ATGAATATTTTGCCTCGAAGTGCATTTGGTCAAACGGTCTTTTTGATCGGATTCATATTGTTACTCAACCAGATTGTATCTTATTACAGTGTGGTGTCTTACATCATTGAACCTAGTTATCAACAAATCAATAACCTGTTGGCTAAGCAGGTAAAAGTTTTATTTATTGCTGACGAGCGTGAGTTCAAAATCAGCGCAGACCTGTCGAAGCGTTATCTCGAAGCGACGGATATCAGTATTCTCGATCAGCAGCAAGCCGAGCAGCAGGGCTTAAAGGAAGCTGAGTTTTACCCTTATTTTTCTTCACAAATGTCAAAGCAACTCGGTGGCAAAGCCGAAGTTAGATTGTCCCAAGGAGACGTATTTTACTTTTGGGTTCGTCCTCCACAAGCTCCCCATATTTGGATCAAAGTCCCTCTCGATGGTTTTAAGAAAAAAGATTTGTCACCGCTTCTTATTTATCTCATCGCTATTGGTATTGTCAGTGTGACTGGAGGATGGTTTTTTGCCCGGCAATTAAACCGACCGCTCAAGTCGTTGCAACACGCCGCAGAGGAAGTGGGTCGCGGAGAGTTTCCGGACAAAATCAAAGAAAATGGCTCAGAAGAAATCGTTGCTGTTACCCGAGCGTTTAATCACATGTCTCAGGGGATACAACAACTCGAAAAAGATCGTAACTTCATTATGGCTGGTGTATCCCATGACTTGCGTACGCCTTTGACTCGAATTCGCTTAGCGACAGAAATGATGGCGGATACCGAATCGTTTTTGCGAGAAGGTATCGTCAATGACATTGAAGATATGAATGCCATCATTGACCAATTTATGGAATATATTCGTCATCACCGAATGGAAGAGCTGAATCGTATGGATCTCAACGGACTCGTGCAAGATGTGGCAGAGTCAGAACAAATCAACAGAGAGCGCCACTTCGAATTAAACTTAGACATTAGTCTGCCACAGGTGATGATACGTCCCATTGCGATCAAGCGAGTTATTTCAAATTTGATAGAAAATGCGCTACGTTATTCAGAAGGGGATATTTTAATCACCTCTTATTCGGTGCCGGAACAAAAAGCGGTGAGCTTTGAAGTTTCCGATTCGGGCCCTGGAATACCGGAGCAAGATATGCACAGGCTATTCGAACCTTTCACTCAAGGCGATGCTGCGCGTGGCGTCGAAGGAAGTGGTTTGGGATTAGCAATTATTAAAAAGATTGTCGATATGCACGGCGGTGATGTGACTTTGTTAAACCGAAAAGAAGGTGGTTTAACGGCACGAGTAACATTGCCGATTTCAGGTCAATAA
- the ompR gene encoding osmolarity response regulator transcription factor OmpR, protein MEQETTKILVVDDDMRLRSLLERYLLEQGFIVRSAANAEQMDRLLERENFHLLVLDLMLPGEDGLSICRRLRQMENEIPIVMLTAKGDEVDRIIGLELGADDYLPKPFNPRELLARIKAILRRKSKEVPGAPATEEEEVSFGEFTLNLATREMRSGEEIMPLTSGEFAVLKALISHAREPLSRDKLMNMARGRDYSALERSIDVQVSRLRKMIEDDHTKPRYIQTVWGVGYVFIPDGKG, encoded by the coding sequence ATGGAACAGGAAACTACAAAAATTCTCGTTGTCGATGACGACATGCGGCTACGCAGCTTATTAGAACGATATCTCCTTGAACAAGGTTTTATTGTACGCAGTGCTGCCAATGCGGAACAAATGGATCGCCTATTAGAACGCGAAAACTTTCACTTATTAGTTTTGGATTTGATGTTACCGGGCGAGGATGGTTTGTCTATCTGTCGACGTCTACGTCAGATGGAAAACGAAATTCCAATCGTTATGTTAACTGCTAAAGGTGACGAAGTAGACCGAATCATTGGTCTAGAGCTCGGTGCCGATGATTATCTGCCAAAGCCATTTAATCCTCGCGAGTTATTAGCAAGAATCAAAGCGATTTTGCGTCGCAAGTCTAAGGAAGTGCCAGGTGCACCAGCTACCGAAGAAGAAGAAGTTAGTTTTGGTGAGTTCACACTAAACTTAGCAACTCGAGAAATGCGCAGTGGTGAAGAGATAATGCCGCTGACCAGTGGCGAGTTTGCTGTTTTAAAGGCTCTGATTTCTCATGCTAGAGAACCACTATCACGTGATAAATTAATGAATATGGCACGTGGTCGTGATTATTCTGCACTTGAACGCAGTATTGATGTACAAGTCTCTCGATTGCGTAAAATGATTGAAGATGATCACACCAAGCCTAGGTATATCCAGACGGTTTGGGGTGTAGGTTACGTCTTTATCCCTGACGGCAAAGGGTAG
- a CDS encoding phosphoribosyltransferase — MEKKYITSQELLEDSFRLAHQVFEDGFRPNFIVGIWRGGAPIGIAVQEFFDFKKVETDHIAVRTSSYYGIGQQSKEIKVHGLHYLIENANADDSLLIVDDVFDTGRSIEALIKQIKSLSRLNTPKDIRIATPWYKPTNSKVDIVPDYYVNKSDEWLVFPHELSGLSPEELKQGKTELSNIIDLFIDK; from the coding sequence GTGGAAAAGAAATACATCACCTCACAAGAGTTATTAGAAGACTCTTTTCGATTAGCACACCAAGTGTTTGAAGATGGATTTAGACCCAACTTTATCGTGGGGATCTGGCGCGGTGGCGCACCCATTGGTATTGCGGTTCAGGAGTTTTTTGATTTCAAAAAGGTCGAAACTGATCACATTGCAGTTCGTACCTCGTCATACTACGGTATTGGTCAACAATCGAAAGAAATCAAAGTGCACGGCTTGCACTACCTGATAGAAAACGCAAATGCAGATGACAGCCTACTCATCGTCGATGACGTATTTGATACAGGTCGAAGCATTGAGGCTTTAATTAAACAAATAAAGTCGCTTTCAAGACTTAACACACCAAAAGACATTCGCATTGCGACACCATGGTATAAGCCAACAAACTCAAAAGTTGATATCGTACCTGACTATTACGTTAACAAAAGTGACGAGTGGTTAGTATTCCCACATGAGTTGTCTGGGTTATCACCTGAAGAGTTAAAACAAGGTAAAACCGAGCTTAGTAATATCATCGACCTATTTATCGATAAGTAA
- a CDS encoding DUF484 family protein produces the protein MSKTAKPNNDGPMNLDPDQVKAYLEQNPDFFAQFPDMVTEIQIPHISRGAISLLEKRQEMQRNKITEMEEQLSILIDNARVNEVIFKAISEIYISLVGCPSIAELENVVSKICQDHLYLVQFRLLQPQDEAYLHLQAKLGDKGTYLGRLSNELMEVVFDEEAKSIALIEVVHESEECEEIFGIAAFGAKQADHFQPQMDTFFIKELARLLSKHFVHLVKGDEVSQVEGEAQAE, from the coding sequence ATGAGCAAAACGGCGAAGCCAAATAACGATGGACCAATGAATCTTGATCCCGATCAGGTCAAAGCGTACTTAGAGCAAAACCCAGATTTTTTTGCTCAATTTCCTGACATGGTAACCGAGATTCAAATCCCTCACATCTCACGTGGGGCAATTTCGTTGTTAGAAAAACGCCAAGAAATGCAGCGCAACAAGATCACAGAAATGGAAGAGCAGTTGTCGATATTGATTGATAATGCTCGAGTCAATGAAGTGATATTTAAAGCTATCAGCGAAATCTATATTTCGTTGGTCGGCTGCCCTAGCATTGCAGAGCTTGAAAACGTCGTTAGCAAAATCTGTCAAGACCACTTATACCTAGTTCAATTCAGACTCTTACAACCTCAAGACGAAGCTTATTTGCACCTTCAAGCTAAACTTGGTGATAAGGGGACTTACCTTGGCCGTTTATCGAATGAGTTAATGGAAGTTGTGTTTGATGAAGAAGCGAAATCCATTGCACTAATCGAAGTGGTTCACGAAAGTGAGGAGTGCGAAGAAATTTTTGGTATTGCAGCATTTGGTGCAAAACAAGCTGATCATTTCCAACCGCAAATGGATACCTTTTTTATCAAGGAATTGGCTCGTCTTTTAAGTAAACACTTTGTTCATCTTGTCAAAGGTGACGAAGTCAGCCAGGTAGAAGGTGAGGCGCAAGCGGAGTGA
- a CDS encoding SRPBCC family protein: MFSIGFSLSRSIVINRPIEQVMQNVGDFNHWNAWSPWIIQEPDCPVEVSGEANTVGHSQKWQGDRIGTGKITITDIQPNQKIAYDLVFLAPWKSQSKTQFTFESVTSSESGEGSATKVSWAMQGSLPFFLFFMKKMMTAMIGSDYARGLSMLKEYIETDTVLSKVDINGIKPQKGFHYVGFRHKCHIENIKETMGPVFQQLIDERLPLPDLMLTISHKFDFVTGECELTGAFAYHEKPSFDVPTNMVFGEYPAHNALEINHTGSYSHLSNGWATAKHYQQFAKLKSAKKLADYEVYRNAPKSVAEKDLLTTILLPLRD, translated from the coding sequence ATGTTTTCTATCGGCTTTTCTTTATCACGCAGTATTGTGATTAACAGGCCAATCGAACAAGTCATGCAAAACGTTGGTGATTTTAATCACTGGAATGCATGGTCGCCATGGATCATTCAAGAACCTGACTGTCCCGTAGAGGTCAGTGGTGAGGCCAATACTGTTGGACACAGCCAAAAGTGGCAAGGTGACCGCATTGGTACTGGCAAAATTACCATTACAGATATTCAGCCAAACCAAAAAATTGCTTACGACCTCGTCTTTTTAGCACCGTGGAAAAGCCAATCTAAAACTCAATTCACTTTTGAATCTGTGACTTCAAGTGAGAGTGGAGAAGGATCTGCCACTAAAGTAAGCTGGGCGATGCAGGGCAGTTTGCCATTTTTCTTATTCTTTATGAAAAAAATGATGACCGCGATGATAGGCTCAGACTACGCTCGTGGTTTATCTATGTTAAAAGAGTACATTGAAACAGACACAGTACTGTCCAAAGTCGATATCAACGGCATCAAACCGCAAAAAGGCTTTCACTATGTTGGTTTTAGACACAAGTGCCACATCGAAAACATTAAAGAAACCATGGGGCCCGTGTTCCAACAGCTGATTGATGAACGCTTACCTCTACCAGACTTAATGCTAACTATCAGCCACAAGTTTGATTTTGTGACGGGTGAATGCGAGCTAACAGGTGCGTTTGCGTATCATGAAAAGCCAAGTTTTGATGTGCCGACCAATATGGTATTTGGTGAATACCCGGCCCATAATGCGCTTGAGATCAACCATACTGGCAGCTACTCACACCTTAGTAACGGATGGGCAACCGCAAAACACTATCAACAGTTTGCCAAGCTTAAAAGCGCCAAAAAGCTCGCTGATTATGAGGTGTATCGCAATGCGCCAAAGTCTGTCGCGGAAAAAGATTTACTCACGACGATTTTATTGCCGTTACGTGATTAG
- the greB gene encoding transcription elongation factor GreB: MKTNLITRPGYIKLQQELDTLWRETRPEITKKVTWAASLGDRSENADYKENKRLLRQIDRRVRYLRKRLEELKVVDYAPEQEGKVFFGARVEIENEQQETLTFQIVGPDEIYGEKNVISIDSPMARAILKKQVDDEFEVNTPTGKKLWFVNTIQYPAKPQ; this comes from the coding sequence ATGAAAACAAACCTAATTACAAGACCAGGATACATAAAGCTGCAACAGGAATTGGATACCCTGTGGCGCGAAACTCGCCCCGAGATCACCAAAAAAGTGACTTGGGCTGCAAGCTTAGGAGACCGCTCAGAAAATGCGGATTACAAGGAAAACAAACGTCTGTTGCGACAAATAGACCGACGTGTACGCTACTTACGCAAACGCCTAGAAGAATTAAAAGTCGTCGACTATGCTCCCGAACAAGAAGGTAAAGTCTTTTTTGGCGCCCGTGTTGAAATAGAAAACGAACAGCAAGAAACACTCACTTTTCAAATTGTCGGCCCTGATGAAATATACGGCGAAAAAAACGTTATTTCGATTGATTCACCGATGGCACGTGCCATTCTAAAAAAACAAGTCGACGACGAATTTGAAGTTAACACCCCTACCGGCAAAAAGCTGTGGTTCGTCAATACCATTCAGTACCCAGCAAAGCCTCAGTAG
- the xerC gene encoding tyrosine recombinase XerC: protein MTAIPDDVKTSLPSAMVADLERYLSFLQHERGYSKHTLATYLRPLLSLAVQLHRDSISHWSEVSEADLKRWLVSFKKANLKPSSIQNKVSSCKGLFRFLLQKGVITTDPSELVSAPKSGRALPKNMSVDELSGLLSFEPESPIEFRDKAIMELFYSSGLRLSELAGLNISSLNLSDREVRVLGKGNRERIVPLGQLALQAINDWLKHRVLFETERTDTQTAPLFLSKLGNRLSTRQIDQRLKHWAQKQGLKGTLHPHKLRHSFASHVLESSGDLRAVQELLGHQNLSTTQIYTHLDYQHLASVYDKAHPRAKKNK from the coding sequence GTGACCGCAATTCCCGATGATGTGAAGACATCTTTACCTTCGGCGATGGTAGCAGATCTCGAGCGTTACCTATCCTTTTTGCAACACGAAAGAGGTTACTCCAAACACACTCTTGCAACTTACCTTAGACCTCTACTATCGCTCGCGGTTCAGTTACATCGTGATTCAATCAGCCATTGGTCTGAAGTATCAGAAGCGGATTTAAAACGCTGGTTGGTGAGTTTCAAAAAAGCCAATTTAAAACCCTCATCCATTCAAAACAAAGTATCTTCTTGCAAAGGCCTGTTTCGATTTTTGTTGCAAAAGGGCGTTATTACAACGGATCCGTCTGAACTTGTCAGCGCTCCTAAAAGCGGTCGTGCCTTACCTAAGAATATGTCGGTAGATGAGCTTTCAGGGTTATTGTCTTTTGAGCCTGAGTCACCCATTGAGTTTCGTGATAAAGCTATAATGGAGTTGTTCTACAGTAGCGGCCTTCGACTGTCTGAATTAGCAGGGTTGAACATTTCTTCTCTAAACCTCAGCGATAGAGAAGTGCGAGTATTGGGTAAAGGAAATCGAGAGCGAATCGTTCCTTTGGGTCAATTAGCATTACAAGCGATCAATGATTGGCTGAAACATAGAGTACTGTTTGAAACTGAGCGTACAGATACTCAAACTGCGCCATTGTTTTTAAGTAAGCTCGGCAATCGCTTGTCGACTCGTCAAATTGATCAGCGCCTTAAACACTGGGCTCAAAAACAAGGTCTAAAAGGCACCTTACACCCACATAAATTACGTCATTCTTTTGCGTCTCACGTGTTAGAATCGAGTGGTGATTTAAGGGCTGTGCAAGAGCTATTGGGCCATCAAAACCTATCCACCACGCAAATTTATACGCATCTGGATTACCAGCACTTGGCTTCTGTTTATGACAAAGCCCACCCCCGAGCAAAAAAGAATAAATAA